In Microbulbifer elongatus, the DNA window TTCAGGCGCTTGCTCTCGGGAATGATATTGGCGGGGCGGATATGGTCTTCCAGGCGGAAGTCGTCCACGCCTTTCAGCACCAGCGGCAGCAGGTCTTTGGCCAGCAGGATACCGCGAATATCGTCGATGCTCTCGCCCACGACCGGGAAGCGGGAGTGGCCGGATTCGATGATCTTGGGGAGGAAGTCTTTGGGGCAGTCCTCAATGCTGACCACCACCATCTGCGAGCGCGGAATCATGATTTCCCGCACCTGTTGGCTGGATACATCCAGCGCGCCCTCGATGATGGACAGGGCTTCCGCATCCACCACCTTGTTTTCGGCGGCGTCTTTGATGATGTCCAGCAGCTCATCGCGGGATTTGGGTTCTTGTGAGAAGGCACCCAGTATTTTCTCCAACCAGTTTTTCTCCCCCGATCGGGGGCGGTTGGAAGAGGAGCTACTTGGGGGTTCGTCGGTGGTCATGGAAGTGGCCATACTCCGCGTTACTCGTCGGTTCCGTTGGTCGTTTTCTCGGCCCGCGCATCGTGCGCCGGCGCGTCAGCTGATTCTTCTGCGGGCAAATAAGGGTCTTTGATTCCCAAGCTGCCCAGTATCCGGGTCTCCAGATTTTCCATGATCTCGGCCTCATCGTCCTCGATATGGTCGTAACCCAGAAGATGCAGTGTGCCATGGACCACCATGTGTGCCCAGTGTGCGGACAGGGCTTTGTGCTGCTGTTCCGCTTCCCGCGCCACGACAGGCGCG includes these proteins:
- a CDS encoding HlyC/CorC family transporter, with the protein product MATSMTTDEPPSSSSSNRPRSGEKNWLEKILGAFSQEPKSRDELLDIIKDAAENKVVDAEALSIIEGALDVSSQQVREIMIPRSQMVVVSIEDCPKDFLPKIIESGHSRFPVVGESIDDIRGILLAKDLLPLVLKGVDDFRLEDHIRPANIIPESKRLNILLREFRENRYHMAVVIDEYGGVSGVVTIEDILEEIVGEIEDETDEEEADSFIRKVSDNDFVVKALTPIEDFNEYFECEFSDDEFDTIGGLIMQSFGHLPGRDEMTKLGEFQFRVLYADNRQIHLLRVSRFDRPAEEDG